The genomic window TACTCCTTTTCATAGGTTTCCCTGAATCTTTCAAGGGTATCCTTAGCCTTCTTAAGAAGTTCCTCATGCCTAACTGAAACATAGATGTTTAATCCTTCTTGAGCTAAAGCTCCTGCCTTTTTGAGAATTTTCTCTTCAAGGTTTTTTAGTCCATACCCCTTGAGGGCACTAACCTTTATTATAGAATGTCCTTCAAAAATTTCAAGAGGGACTACATCTCCGAGGTCGGTCTTGTTGAATACCACGATAAGGTCCCTATCCTTGATCTGCTCGTAAAGTTTCAGGTCCTCTTCACCAATGGGTTGTGAAGCGTCAACCACAAATAAGACAACATCAGCTTCCTCTATCTTCTTCAAACTCCTTTCAATGCCTATCCTTTCAACTGGGTCATGAGCTCTCCTTATACCGGCTGTGTCTATAAGTCTGACAGGTACACCCCTTAGGTTAAGGGTCTCCTCTATATAGTCTCTCGTTGTTCCCTCTATATCGGTAACTATAGCCCTGTCCTCTTTCAGAAGGGCATTAAATAGGGAGGATTTACCAACGTTGGGTTTACCGACTATCGCAAGCTTCATTCCTTCCCTTAGGAGTTTTCCCACCTTTGCAGTTCTCAGGAGCTGGTCAATTCCTTCAATAACCCTGTTAACCATCTCTATAACCTGATCCCTGGTTAAAGTGGGGATATCCTCTTCCGAGAATTCTATATCCGCCTCTATAAAGGCTGAAAGCTCAAGGAGGCTTTCTCTGAGAGAGTTCACATACTTGCTCAACTCGCCTTTTAGTTGTCTCATGGAAGCCCTACGAGCTAATTCGGTTTTTGCAGATATGAGTTCAGCGACCGCCTCCGCCTGGGCAAGGTCAAGCTTCCCGTTGAGAAAAGCCCTCTTGGTGAACTCACCTGGCTCGGCAAGTCTGCAACCCGCTCTAAGGAACAGCTCTATGGCTCTCTGGAGTATGAGGGGGTTTCCGTGAAGGGATAGCTCAATCATATCCTCTCCCGTATAGCTGCGAGGTGCTTTGTAGTAGATAAGCACTCCTTCGTCAAGCACTTCCCCCTCCTCGTCCGTAAGGGTGCCGTAGTGGGCATACCTTGGCTTTATATCAGAATTGGTTCTGAAGAATTTCTTAGCTATTTCTAAAACACCTTTACCTGTAAGCCTAACGACCCCTATGGCACTTTCTCCAAAGGGTGTTCCTATAGCAACTATGGGTTCTCTCATGGGGAAGTCTTAAAATATAATATAGCTCTTCGTCAGGGGGTATGGCGGAACTGGCAGACGCAGCGGACTTAAAATCCGCGGGCCGCACGGCCGTCCGGGTTCGACTCCCGGTACCCCCATGAGAAAAGAATGAAAACAATTCAAGAAGGTAAAGCTCAGATATTCGTCCCTGAACTTAGAGAGATCGTCTCCTCCGATATGCCCGTCTTCTATAACCAGAAAATGAGAGTGAACAGAGACCTCGCAGTCCTTGGTTTGGATTATCTGTGCAGGAAACTGAGAAGGGAGCTGAAGGTAGCAGACCCTCTGGCTGCAAGCGGTATAAGAGCGATAAGGTTTATCAAAGAAACCAACTGCGTCGGTAAAGTTTACGCTAACGATATAAACGAAAAGGCAACAAAGATAATGGAGGAGAACTTCAGGCTGAATGAAATTTCTCCAGAGAAATATGAGATTCACAGGGAGGACGCCAACTTCTTCCTTAGAAAAAGCTGGGGCTTTGGTTTTGATTACGTTGACCTAGACCCCTTCGGAACTCCTGTTCCCTTCATAGAATCAGCAGCCCTGAGCATGAAGAGGGGAGGGATATTGAGTCTGACCGCCACCGATACCGCACCCCTCTCTGGAACTTATCCCAAAACATGTATAAGGAGATACGGAGCAAAGCCTCTAAGGAACGAGTTCAAGCACGAGGTAGGCATAAGGATACTCATAAAGAAGGTCATAGAGCTCGCAGCCCAGTATGATATAGCGATGATACCGATATTCGCCTACTCCCACCTTCACTACTTCAAGCTCTTCTTCGTCAAGGACAGGGGTGCCAGGCTGACCAACTCCCTCATAGACCGGTTCGGATACGTCCTTTACTGCTTCAACTGCATGAACCGCGAAGCGGTCTTTGACATCCTGAAAACTAAAGAGCACTGCCCCGTGTGCGGGACGAGGTTCAACGTGGGAGGTCCCATGTGGCTCGGGGAGCTCTGGGACGAGGAGTTTACCGATTTCCTTTACAGGGAGGCTCATGAGAGGGAAGAGATAGCTATGGAGACTAAGAGGATTCTAAAGTCAATCTGGGAGGAAGCGAGACTCCAGACTGTAGGCTTTTACACCGCCTCAAAGTTAGCTGAGAAAATAGGGATACCCCAGCAACCTCCGATAAGGAAGGTGGTGGAGTTTTACGAGGGTGTGAGAACCCACTTTGAGGGGGACGGCTTCAGGACAACTCTCCCCCACGAGGAAGTTCTGAGAAGGTCGGAGGAGTTAAAGGTTATAATAGAACGGCGTTTGAAAGGAGGGGTGTGATGAGTCCTGAGGAGATGCTCAAGAGTTTTCCCAAACAACTTGAGTGGGAGAAGCTTGATATAGACCGCTCACTATATCACACGATAACCTTCTGCGGAATGGGTGGCTCCGGAATAGTGGGAGACATAGCAAGGTCCTGGCTGGAACACAAGGGATGTAAGGTAATAACGAGCTCCCACAGGGGTTACGGACTCCCTAACTACATAAGCGGCGAGGAACACCTCGTTGTATGCATAAGTTACAGCGGAAACACGGAGGAGACCCTGAGCAACTTCGCAGAGGCTCAGAAAAGAGGAGCGAGCATAATCTCAATAAGCTCTGGCGGGAAACTTGAGGAACTCTCTGAAAAGAGCGGAGTACTTCACCTTAAGGTCCCCAAAGGGTTTGCTCCCAGGTATGCCCTCGGATACATGCTCTCAAAGGTTCTTGCGGTCTTGGGAATAGAGAAGGAAGAGCTTGAGGACGCAAGGGAAAACATAGAGAAGAACTACGAAGAGATAAAGAAGAAGGGAGAGGAGATAGCAGAAAAGCTCTACGGTTATATCCCAATAATCTACGCAACGCCTCTGACCGAGGTGGCAGCCTTCAGGTGGAAGACGCAGATAAACGAGAACTCCAAGACTCAAGCTTACTTCGCCACCCTCCCGGAGATGCACCACAACGAAGTGGTAGGTCTTGACAACGCCGAGATAAGGTCAAAGTGTGCCTTTGTGGTCATGTTTGACCCCAAGGACCACGACAGGGTAAGGAGAAGGGTTGACCTGACGATAAGACTACTTAAGGACCTCGGGATAGTCCCGATAGCTATCGGAGGGGACGGGAACTCTTATCTGGCGAGGCTCCTTCACCTTATACACGTTGGGGACTGGGCGAGCTACTATTTGGCGGGTAAGTACGGCTTTGAGCCTCTCCCCGTTAAGGTTATAGACTGGATAAAATCGGAGCTTTCAAAGGGTTAGGTCTCCTTATTGAAGGATGATACAACCCTCTTTAGTAACTGGTTTCTGTCCTCGCTTACAATTCTCAGGATGGGTTCCGTTACCTCGGATAAATCTTTGGATAAGGATGCACTGCTTAAAACTGGCAGAAGGTGGGTGTTAAGGAATCTAAGTTGAGCCATTTCGTTTTTCCGAGCATCAGCAAAATTACCTATTTCTAAGAGGTAGAGCTCCTCCTGAAGTTTTGCCGCTATAAAGCCAAACATAGCCGTGAGGCTATCCGGCTCTATATCAGTTATCTCATATCCTTCTCTTGAGTAAAACTCCATCAATGTTTTAGGTATTAACCCTCTGGAAAACTCCTTAACGTTCGGTTTAAGGTATCTCGCCTTCAGCTTTACGGTTTTATCCTTTAACAGCTTTCTCTTCTTTATCAAACTCAATAGCTTCTGCTCCTTTTCCTTCAGAAAATCTTTCACTTCCTCCGGTAATCTTTCTCCCGTTTCCAGAGCTTTAAGTAAAAGGAAGAGGGAGAGGTAAAGGGAAAGCCTCTCCCTGACTAACTGAATATCTTCAAAGGGATCACCATACAAGGTAAGGGACCTCAAACTTGTGTTTTTTTCCGGTAACCTTTACCTGTGCAGGCGTATAGTAGAAAACCTGTGCAGCACCAAGCCAGCTCAGGAGGGGCCACTTATCCAGGGATGGGTCGTACATCTCCACGGGATTGGGCGATACTCCGTTGAACCTCCACTTGTCCGGATAAAGACCGTTTTCATAATACTGGGCTGGGCTCTTTGTAAAGAGGATCCTTTTAACCGTTTTGGGTAAGCTCCGTACAGGGTTTACAGCTTCTTCTGGTATATCAACCTTATCGGGTAGGTTTTGCAGCGTCTTTGCAACCTTTTCTTCTTTAGGGATAAAGTACTTGGGTTTAGATACTACCGTATCGCTCCATCTTCCGAAACCGTAGGGTATGTGAATTGAACCTCTCTCAACGGTCGGTTCCACGAGAACGGGAACCTCCAATTTTCCTGTTGGTGTATCAACTTCAATAACGTCACCTGTACTTACACCCAATTCTCTTGCGGTCTCCGGATGAATAACAGCGAAGTTTTCAGGAGTAATCTGAGCTATGTAGTAATAAAACTGACTCCTGTGCTTGGTGTATAGGGGACCTGTTGAGAACATAAGTCTGTAAGGATACTCTTTGAAAAGGTCCGGAAGCGAACGATTATCGGCAAAGGGTTTTGGTTCGTAGTACCTAGCTCCCCCCCAGAACTTCTCTCCCGTTATGGTATTGACGGTTTTGGCGATATCCTCGCTCCACACCATAAGGACATGTTTGTAAGTCTTTCTCTTTTCGGGTATTTTTCTCTTTGAAATGCCTTTCTCGTCAAAGGAGCTTTCATAGTCGGTAAACACACCACCTCTTGCAAGGCAGTAAGCCACATACTTCCACTCTTCCTCCGAGAGTATATCTCTGAACTTAGCGACAGGGTAATTGTTGTTTACAAACTCAACCTCTTCAGGAGGAACATCTTTCGGGACAAGCCCTCTCTCCATAGCGTGGTAGGCGCCGTTAGCGTAAACCCTGAGTATGTATTCCCAGAAGCAGTTCAGGGAATAGCTTCTCCCCTCGTTGTGTTTTAGCCCCTTTACGGCTCCCTCTCCAAATCCGGGCATACCTAAAGACTTTCCGAGGTCTATAAAGAACTCCCAGAAACTCGCATATCTCGGGTGTCCGTCGGGGCAGGTTCCTATCTTTTCGGTTTTGGGCATCACTGCTGGCGTACGCCACGCTTCTGCAAGGAGGACACCCCCGCTTGTGGCGTAAAGGTACTGTATCCCCGAAGTACCCGTCTCAAGGTAGGTGGTGTCGGGAACTATGTAGTCCGCATACATGAAAGTTTCGTTAATCGTTGTGGTTATACCTATAAAGAGGGGCAGCTTCTCAGGGTCCGAGAGAACTTCAAGGAACTTTATCCCGTAGTTAGAAGAAAGGACTGGGTTTGCGTAAAAGAGTATAAGGGCTTTTATGGAATATGGATAGGAGTAAAACATACCTGCGAACATTTCTGTATAACTTTCCTCTGCTGACAGGGGATACCAGGGTCTCTTAGTAGGGTAGGGTTTACCCTCCCTTAACCTTATCCAGTACTCCAAGGTTTTTTCGTAGCCGTATTTACATCTATCTATGGGAGGTCCCCATTTCGGTGGCTCACCAAATTTCTTCTTATCTACATGGTATATATACTTGTTGTACTTTGTATGTCCCGCCCTTGCCAGCAGTCCTCCTTTTCTGTGGTAGTTTCCAATCAGTATATCCAGCATTCTGTAAGCCATTACGTTGTATTCCCCCTGAGGGTGCATGGCTACACCTCTGTGTATGTATGTAGCGCTGTAGGGTGCGTTGTCCGTAAAGTCCTTCGCCATTGACACTATAAGGTGCACAGGAACACCGCATATATCGGACCACTCCTCTATACTCTTTGAAAAGGCTTCCTCCTTCAGTATCTGGAGGGCTGTCTTAACTTTTACTTTCTCACCCTTTATATAAACCTCTCCTTCATAAAAGAGTTCGGCTCTTTCAGTTTTATCGGCTGGTACAAACTCGCCGTTGGAAAAGACCAAAGGAGTCTCCGAGTCCTCAAGTCCGAGGTCCTTCGCCTTAAGGAATTCGCCACTTCCCGGTCCCTCCGTTATTACGAGCCATGTGGCGTTTGAAGGAACCGGGTAACCCTTCCTCTTTGCGCTTTCCTCGTTTGGTATCTCCAGATACTCCCTGTTGAATCGCTCATTCTCAAATATCCACCTGAGCATACCCATGGCAAGGGCACCGTCGGTGCTGGGCTTTATGGGAACCCAAACTATGTTGTCGCTGGCAAGGGTTCTGGGTGCTACGGGGTTCACGTAATAGACCTTAACCTCACCCCTAACGGCTCTCTCTATGAGTAGACCTTGTCCTGTAGCCCCTGGGTGAAGCCTTCCCATGGAAGCGCCCGCCATTATCACAACCTTCGCGCTTCTGATGTCCGCCTGTATGTCGTGATAACCAAAGATATGCTTGTCTGCCGTGTAGTATGCGTTTTGACAGGCTGAGGTGTGCCTGAGCCAGTTCACACTTCCGAAGGCGGCGATCCATCTTGCTGAAAAGTAATCCGTATGTCCCTGACCCCTTCCCCTCATGTAAACGACCTGATTTGCCTTTGTGCCCAAGTCCGGTCTGTCAGGATCTATAAGGATGTCCTCAAGTTTCAAGCCACGCTCCCCGAGGATGTTGCTCCACTTAGCCTTGAACTCCTCTACGAGTTTTTTTGGATCTTCCCCCTCCTTCGCCTTTTTAAGGATGCGTTCTGTGTCTTCCTTCATTTCCTTTAAAATTGAGTTGGGGTCATCAAATCCAGCCTCTTTCAGTTTCCCATACACGAAGAGGTCTTTAAGTCCGGGCAATTTTTCCCCCGTCTCTTCAATCACTCCACCTTCCACTATCTCCCTTATGAGCTGCTCCCAGGATATAACCTTCCACTTTCCACTACCCCTCTTACCGGCTCTCTTAAGAGGTTTTAGAACACGGTAAGGGTCGTAAAGGTAATGTATGCCGTCCTGACCTCTCGGACACAAAGAGCCAAACCATTTGTATGCCTCCTTAACGGGTGTTGAGTAGGGGAGGGCATCGTACTTTACCGTCTGCTTTTCAAAGCTCGCAGCCCTGTTGTAGGGATGGTAAGGGTTTCCCTCTATCCTGTCTACTATCTCCTCGTTTCCGACCTTTCTCACTCTGACCCTTATGCCGCACCTGACGTTACATCCCAAACAGGAGGAGTAAACATATCTAACATCTTTCCCGCTCTGAGGATCAGGAAATACACGCTCCCACTTGGGGCGGAAGACTCTGTTCAGGACTGGAAGGTAGGACAGAACGCCAGCACCAAGTAGACCGCCCGCTATCGCTCCCTTTAAGACCTCTCTTCTATCAGCCATTTTCCACACCTCCGAGGATCCTTCTCTCAAAAACCTTCATAGATATCAGGGCGTAGAGACCAAAGGCGAAGAAGAAGAAGGCTAAAGCCTCCGGCAACCAGTGAGATAGAGGGACGTTGTAGTCTAAAGTGGTGAGCGTTGTTTTTGAAACGAGCTGGGTGTTCACAACGATATTCCACCTGTCTAAGACAAGGGCAATTATGGTCAGGACCGAAGAAAGCAAGTTCAGTAGGGAAACCCCTTTGAAAGTTGAAAGATAGGATAAGCCGAGAGCTAAGAGAAACAGGAAAAGGGAAAGCGTATTGAGTCCTGAGTAGACTTTGGAAGCGTTTTCCAGTAGAGGTGTTCCTCCAAAAAGGATAAAAAGTCTTAAGCCCTCAAGAGCTCTCAGGAAAAGGAAGGAAACCAATGTCCAGAAAAGAATCTTGGAGGAAAGGGAATTTATCCTTCCGGAAAGGAAACCGTAAAGGCTCACGGAAAGGAGTATCGCTCCAAGGAAAAAACCCATGGGAAGAAGGGGAAGGAAGTTGTAAAGGTAAAGCTTTGTATCGGCAGTTATGAGCAGACCGGCGTAGTAGGTAGACCATACAGCTCCAAGGAATAAGGCAATGTAAGCCAAGAATTTTGAAACCACTGGCTTCCGTTTAAGGAAGAAGAGGGTTCCCCATACAGATAGGACAAAAGGTAACCAAAGGTTGGCAAGTATGGCTATGAGGGAGGAACCCGGATGGGTCTCTGATGGAAATATATGGGAATAAATAAGGACGAATATTCCCCTTTCAGGATGTCTTATATCTGCCAGAGGACCGAGCAGTATTACGGGAGAGGTGGCTGCCGCCAGTTTTAGGAAGAACAACCTGTTCTCCCTGAACCACGTCCACGGCGTAATAACACCCAAAGCTCCGATAATAGCCGAACCGGAAGCTATTGATATAAGCAAGGTATAGGCAACCATAACCGGGAGCCACAGAATCGGCTCAAAAAACTCATTCGGGTAAAGGTAACCGTGAGGATAGGCAAAGTAGCTCATCTTGCCGCCTCCTTAGGAAGGTTTTTGTAGAAATACTTGGGCTTAGTGCCGTATTCGGGCTTGAGCACCTGAACGGGTGTATGACTGACGTACTTCCTAACTTCTGTTTCTTCGTCTAAGATGTTGCCGAAAACTCTTGCCGCCGTTGGACAAGCCTCAACACAGGCGGGTAACCTTCCTTCGTAAATCCTGTGAACGCAGAATGTGCATTTATCTGCAGTCCCTGTTACGGGATTCATAAACCTCGCACCGTACGGACAAGCTTGAACGCAAGAGGCACAGCCTATACATATCTCGCTGTTGACCAGAACTAACCCATCCTCGTTTATATAGGTGGCTCCTGTTGGACAGGGTTTCACACAAGGAGGGTTCTCGCAGTGATTGCATTGCTTCGGAACAAAAACTACCCTTCCGTCCTCAAACACGTGTCTCTCTATCCACGTTCTGAAGGATTCAATAGGAACGTTATTTTCCGCCGCACATGCAACGACACATGCCATACAACCGTAGCACTTATCAACGTCAATGAACATAGCCCACTTTATCTTCTTCCCCTCTTCTGTTTTCACTGCCGCAGCTACGGGAGCTAAAGAGAACAGCTTTATCGCCTCTCTCCGGCTGAGCTCTACCTTCGTTCCCATCTCACCCTCCTGAATGAGCATTCATTAATTCTAATTATATGACAAAAATCATGAAAGTCAAGAGATGGTGAATAAAGATTCAGAGCTTTCTGTACTTCCCCTTCCTCGCCTTGGCCATACCCTTCCAGTAGATAAGAAGGATGCCATGAATAAAGGCAACGACGAGTACAAGGGCTACAACGTCACTCATAGTAAAACTCCCTGGGAGCGCTTACTTCCCCGACCTTTACCAGTATGTTCTTAACCTTGTGGGCTTCTCTCAGAACTTCAAGGTAGTCAAGCTCACCCCTCTCTATCCTGTCCATCGCCTCCTCAAGTCTTCTCGTGAGTTCCTCGCTCGTGTAGTCCGGATAATGCTTCCTCAGGTAGTTGTAAACTTCTATACCCATCTTTGTGGGAATGAGCCTTCCCCTCTCTTCTTTTACGTATCCCCTGTCCAGAAGGGTCTGGACTATATGGGCGTAAGTTGAGGGTCTTCCGAGACCTCTTCTCTTCATCTCCTGAATGAGCGTTCCCTGGGTAAAGAGGGGAACCTTTGGAACCTCTCTGAACTCCACGGGCTTTATATCAAAGGGTTCTTTCTTCTCAAAGACCCTGAAGGTGGGGAACATGAGGTCAAAGCCGTGTTCTATAACTTCCGTTACGACCTCTTCCTCCCAGTCGTAGTAGGGAAGTTCAACATGGAGCTTCTCTACCCTCACCCTGGCGGGTCTCATCTGGGAAGCAATGAAGCGTTTAAATATGAGCTTGTAGAGTTTCAGGGCGTCTTCGGGCTCTTCAAGGTCTATAAGTCCGGCGGTTATCATGAACCTGAGGTTTGAAGGCTCCAGGGGTCTGGTGGGCCTTATGCACTCGTGGGCTCCTCCCTCTCCCCAGCTCCTCGGATAGAAGTACTCTTCGCCAAACTTCTCGCTTATGTAAGGCTTCGCCACGAGATACCTTCCAGCCTCGGAGACACGGGTGGAGTCCGTCCTGTGGTAGGTGATGAGTCCCGCTTCAAAGAGATTCTGTAGAAGTTTCATAGTCTTTTGTGCAGAGAAGTGGAGTTTCTCGCTCGCATCCTCCAAGATGGTGTCCGTAGAGTAGGGAGGCAGGGGCTTCTTCTCTGTCTCTTCGGGAGAGTGGGTATAGACCCTTGCAAGCTCGAGCTCCTCGTAAACACTTCGGGCAACCGTCAGGTCCTCTATCTCCGCTCTGAAGCTCTGTCCGTTTACCTCAAAGATAACCTCCCCTTTCTTCTCCCTGGACTTTTCGTACCTCTCTATCACCCAACCTAAGACGGGCGTCTGAACCCTTCCGGCGGAGAACCAGTTCTTGTTAAAGACCTTCCATAGGACCCTTGAGAGGGTGAAGCCGACCCACCTGTCCAGGACCCTCCTCACTATCTGGGCTTTGACCATGTTTACGTTAAAGTCCCTAGGACTCTCCACAGCTTCCTGGAAGGCTCTGGGCGTTACCTCGTGGAACTCGGCACGTTTCAGGTTCACGTTGAAGGGTCTCAAAAGGAGAAAGAGGTCGTAGGCTATCTTTTCACCCTCTGCATCGGGGTCCGTGGCTATGAAGACCTCGTCCACCTCGTAATCAACTTCCCTCAGCCCCTCAATAATTGTAAGCTTGTCTTCTATCTTTCCCCTGCACCTCTCTTTAAGATACTCGTAGTCCGTGTGCTGTATCCCCTGAGGCTTACACCTCTTTATGGTGTCGTAGACGGGTATGAACCTGTCCCTGTCCTCCAAGACACCGAAGAATCCTTTATCGGTTACAAGGTCAAGGACGTGTCCGAGGGAGGCGGTAATCACGAGAAGCCTCTCACCAAGGGGAACCTCGTAGGCTATTGTGTCCTTGACGAGCCTCATCTGGGGCTTTCCGAAGAAGCTCGCTATTGTTTTAGCCTTGTTGGGAGATTCCACGACCACGAGGGTTGTCTTGAATAGGTCCTTTATCTTTTGAGCAACCTTGTGCTCTAAAATGAGCCTTGCCCTCCCCCTGTCCTCATCTATCTCCTTTATAAGCTTCTCAAGGTCTATCTCTTCAAGGCTCTTGAACTCAACGTCCGACTGCATGAAGTAGGCAGCGAGCCTTCTCTTCAGAGACCTGAAAGCCTTGGGGTCGGAATAGAAGAGGATGGAGAGTCCCTTTGTCATCCCTCCCGCTATGAACCGTGATGTTCTCCCCGAAGCCTGGATGTAGGAGTTCGCATCCCCGACGACCACGAAGAGCTGTCCATCTCTATGGACGAGGGATATATCCTCCGACTCCTCAATCTTTTTCAGGAACTCCCTGTCTGTGAGAAAGCCTTCCAAAAAGTCCTTTATCTCCTGAACCCTCTCCTTTATACGTGGGTACTTATCTAAGTCCTCATCCCTCATCGTCAGGTATCTCTTCAGGTAGTTTATGTACTCAATAGCCTTGAGCCTGTCCTCCTCCTCAAAGAGGTTCAGAAGAGCTAAGAGCATGGAGTGGAGGAGGGAGGGCTGGAGCGTTAGCTCCGTCGGAAATACGTGCTTGGGAGGGTCTAAGAAGATGGCGTAGCGAATCACGTGAGGCAGATCTAACCCCCTTACGAGCGGGTTCGTTATGTGGGATATTCCCATCGCAACGTCAAACTCACCCTTCTCTAAAGTTTTGTAAAGCTCCTCAGCTTTATAATCAAGGTAGTTTATAGCCTTAATCCCTCCCTTCCTGTAAAACTCAACAACCTCCTCAACCTTGTCCTTTCCATAAAATACGGATAGATAAACGAGCCCTCCTTTTCCGAGCTTCTTAATTAACTCCGCCGAGCGTCCAAGGGCGTCCTCCAGGTCCTTAGCAGGCTCAGCTACGTCCACTATGTTCCTTACGGTTGTTACAGCCTTCTGAACGTCAAAGCCTAAGAGGTTTCTGAAGAGGAAGACCCTGTTCCCTTTGGGTTTCAAGGTTGCGGAGGAGACTATCAGAACCGTATCCCTCTCCCTCTTCCTTATCTGGGAAAGCCTGTCCCAGTCCTTCTCGGTCTTGTTCTCTTTAAGAGCTAACTTTATCTCGTAATCGGTAAAGCCAAGGAGCTTGAAGAGGTTATCTACGTTCTTTGAACGCTTCAAAAAGGAGTCTATGTCGTCTATGAAGATGAATTTGAACCTGAAGTTCATTAGGTTTTCAAAGTTCC from Hydrogenivirga caldilitoris includes these protein-coding regions:
- a CDS encoding 4Fe-4S dicluster domain-containing protein — translated: MLIQEGEMGTKVELSRREAIKLFSLAPVAAAVKTEEGKKIKWAMFIDVDKCYGCMACVVACAAENNVPIESFRTWIERHVFEDGRVVFVPKQCNHCENPPCVKPCPTGATYINEDGLVLVNSEICIGCASCVQACPYGARFMNPVTGTADKCTFCVHRIYEGRLPACVEACPTAARVFGNILDEETEVRKYVSHTPVQVLKPEYGTKPKYFYKNLPKEAAR
- the mnmE gene encoding tRNA uridine-5-carboxymethylaminomethyl(34) synthesis GTPase MnmE, which gives rise to MREPIVAIGTPFGESAIGVVRLTGKGVLEIAKKFFRTNSDIKPRYAHYGTLTDEEGEVLDEGVLIYYKAPRSYTGEDMIELSLHGNPLILQRAIELFLRAGCRLAEPGEFTKRAFLNGKLDLAQAEAVAELISAKTELARRASMRQLKGELSKYVNSLRESLLELSAFIEADIEFSEEDIPTLTRDQVIEMVNRVIEGIDQLLRTAKVGKLLREGMKLAIVGKPNVGKSSLFNALLKEDRAIVTDIEGTTRDYIEETLNLRGVPVRLIDTAGIRRAHDPVERIGIERSLKKIEEADVVLFVVDASQPIGEEDLKLYEQIKDRDLIVVFNKTDLGDVVPLEIFEGHSIIKVSALKGYGLKNLEEKILKKAGALAQEGLNIYVSVRHEELLKKAKDTLERFRETYEKEYISPEIAMLDVREASDYLGEIVGYITTEDVLGSIFSRFCIGK
- a CDS encoding tRNA (guanine(10)-N(2))-dimethyltransferase is translated as MKTIQEGKAQIFVPELREIVSSDMPVFYNQKMRVNRDLAVLGLDYLCRKLRRELKVADPLAASGIRAIRFIKETNCVGKVYANDINEKATKIMEENFRLNEISPEKYEIHREDANFFLRKSWGFGFDYVDLDPFGTPVPFIESAALSMKRGGILSLTATDTAPLSGTYPKTCIRRYGAKPLRNEFKHEVGIRILIKKVIELAAQYDIAMIPIFAYSHLHYFKLFFVKDRGARLTNSLIDRFGYVLYCFNCMNREAVFDILKTKEHCPVCGTRFNVGGPMWLGELWDEEFTDFLYREAHEREEIAMETKRILKSIWEEARLQTVGFYTASKLAEKIGIPQQPPIRKVVEFYEGVRTHFEGDGFRTTLPHEEVLRRSEELKVIIERRLKGGV
- a CDS encoding molybdopterin-dependent oxidoreductase yields the protein MADRREVLKGAIAGGLLGAGVLSYLPVLNRVFRPKWERVFPDPQSGKDVRYVYSSCLGCNVRCGIRVRVRKVGNEEIVDRIEGNPYHPYNRAASFEKQTVKYDALPYSTPVKEAYKWFGSLCPRGQDGIHYLYDPYRVLKPLKRAGKRGSGKWKVISWEQLIREIVEGGVIEETGEKLPGLKDLFVYGKLKEAGFDDPNSILKEMKEDTERILKKAKEGEDPKKLVEEFKAKWSNILGERGLKLEDILIDPDRPDLGTKANQVVYMRGRGQGHTDYFSARWIAAFGSVNWLRHTSACQNAYYTADKHIFGYHDIQADIRSAKVVIMAGASMGRLHPGATGQGLLIERAVRGEVKVYYVNPVAPRTLASDNIVWVPIKPSTDGALAMGMLRWIFENERFNREYLEIPNEESAKRKGYPVPSNATWLVITEGPGSGEFLKAKDLGLEDSETPLVFSNGEFVPADKTERAELFYEGEVYIKGEKVKVKTALQILKEEAFSKSIEEWSDICGVPVHLIVSMAKDFTDNAPYSATYIHRGVAMHPQGEYNVMAYRMLDILIGNYHRKGGLLARAGHTKYNKYIYHVDKKKFGEPPKWGPPIDRCKYGYEKTLEYWIRLREGKPYPTKRPWYPLSAEESYTEMFAGMFYSYPYSIKALILFYANPVLSSNYGIKFLEVLSDPEKLPLFIGITTTINETFMYADYIVPDTTYLETGTSGIQYLYATSGGVLLAEAWRTPAVMPKTEKIGTCPDGHPRYASFWEFFIDLGKSLGMPGFGEGAVKGLKHNEGRSYSLNCFWEYILRVYANGAYHAMERGLVPKDVPPEEVEFVNNNYPVAKFRDILSEEEWKYVAYCLARGGVFTDYESSFDEKGISKRKIPEKRKTYKHVLMVWSEDIAKTVNTITGEKFWGGARYYEPKPFADNRSLPDLFKEYPYRLMFSTGPLYTKHRSQFYYYIAQITPENFAVIHPETARELGVSTGDVIEVDTPTGKLEVPVLVEPTVERGSIHIPYGFGRWSDTVVSKPKYFIPKEEKVAKTLQNLPDKVDIPEEAVNPVRSLPKTVKRILFTKSPAQYYENGLYPDKWRFNGVSPNPVEMYDPSLDKWPLLSWLGAAQVFYYTPAQVKVTGKKHKFEVPYLVW
- a CDS encoding bifunctional phosphoglucose/phosphomannose isomerase; this translates as MSPEEMLKSFPKQLEWEKLDIDRSLYHTITFCGMGGSGIVGDIARSWLEHKGCKVITSSHRGYGLPNYISGEEHLVVCISYSGNTEETLSNFAEAQKRGASIISISSGGKLEELSEKSGVLHLKVPKGFAPRYALGYMLSKVLAVLGIEKEELEDARENIEKNYEEIKKKGEEIAEKLYGYIPIIYATPLTEVAAFRWKTQINENSKTQAYFATLPEMHHNEVVGLDNAEIRSKCAFVVMFDPKDHDRVRRRVDLTIRLLKDLGIVPIAIGGDGNSYLARLLHLIHVGDWASYYLAGKYGFEPLPVKVIDWIKSELSKG